The Conexivisphaera calida genome includes a region encoding these proteins:
- a CDS encoding C-GCAxxG-C-C family protein has protein sequence MEGIPRRAHDEARDLELKYFGCGPMALLGAFRALGLEDEGALRASMAMVGGMAGNGETCGALVGALMVVGYVYGRRGLVRATPETEGPILELGSRVVDRFRSEFGSINCRDIQRRLIGRSYNLRDTREVEELHSSRGVEVCAEVGRAAEIATEVVLEGGFVPPTARDGADE, from the coding sequence GTGGAGGGAATCCCCAGGCGTGCCCACGACGAGGCGCGTGACCTGGAGCTCAAATACTTCGGCTGTGGACCCATGGCCCTGCTGGGCGCCTTCAGGGCGCTGGGGCTCGAGGACGAGGGCGCGCTGCGCGCGTCGATGGCGATGGTCGGCGGAATGGCCGGCAACGGGGAGACGTGCGGCGCCCTCGTGGGCGCGCTCATGGTCGTGGGATATGTCTACGGAAGGCGGGGACTGGTCCGCGCGACGCCGGAGACTGAGGGACCCATCCTGGAGCTGGGATCCCGCGTCGTGGACAGATTCCGCTCCGAGTTCGGCTCAATCAACTGCAGGGACATACAGAGGAGGCTAATAGGGAGGTCCTACAACCTGAGGGACACCAGGGAGGTCGAGGAGCTCCACTCCTCGAGGGGAGTCGAGGTGTGCGCCGAGGTAGGGAGGGCCGCGGAGATAGCGACCGAGGTCGTGCTCGAGGGCGGGTTCGTCCCGCCGACCGCGCGCGACGGCGCCGATGAGTGA
- a CDS encoding DUF981 family protein — protein MAFIDDLLANMVLLLVVGIATAVFGFDLWYRTRRGESIDETISSYLNAAFPVGLVILIFALWGEFTWPLPGSYNIVFYDGLTFLGISVLTWWAAHRYSGKFLYAGVVSAVLGILTVYYGAVSYELGLSQEPIVLLALYVMYGLTGLFSLPLGIAIDAYRGSNGKREGMTWILAAFAFLAVIAVLAALVNMALVAPTVSAHLMHPP, from the coding sequence ATGGCGTTCATAGATGACCTGCTGGCCAACATGGTGCTGTTGCTCGTCGTCGGGATAGCGACCGCTGTCTTCGGCTTCGACCTATGGTACAGGACCAGGAGGGGCGAGTCCATCGACGAGACCATATCCAGCTACCTCAACGCAGCTTTCCCCGTGGGGCTGGTCATACTGATATTCGCGCTCTGGGGCGAGTTCACGTGGCCGCTTCCGGGTAGCTACAACATAGTGTTCTACGACGGCTTGACGTTCCTGGGTATCTCGGTGCTCACCTGGTGGGCTGCTCACAGGTACAGCGGCAAGTTCCTCTACGCCGGCGTGGTGTCAGCAGTCCTGGGCATACTCACGGTCTACTACGGCGCGGTGAGCTATGAGCTGGGGCTGAGCCAGGAACCTATAGTGCTCCTTGCGCTGTACGTGATGTACGGGCTCACGGGGCTGTTCTCGCTCCCGCTCGGGATAGCGATAGATGCCTATCGCGGCTCGAACGGAAAGCGCGAGGGGATGACGTGGATACTCGCGGCGTTCGCGTTCCTGGCCGTAATAGCGGTACTGGCGGCGCTGGTGAACATGGCGCTCGTGGCTCCGACCGTGAGCGCGCACCTGATGCATCCACCGTGA
- a CDS encoding MFS transporter, with product MSRPWRYPRSYLRLITFIVALAALLTPLDSTITSVSLPYIAEGVRAGYVEALWIPLGYLSALAALLLPFGRLGDIRGRRSLMIIGFAVFSIGTAMSGLSRAGLELDAWRVLQGVGGAMIMSNAGALISEVYPPWERGRAFGYYTMAVYVGTVAGPLIGGMIVSYPVLLGLASWRWVFFVTLPPAAAGLLASWIMLREPHDLKPDPTRHLDVWGMALSIPGLFAIMAGVTEGSFVGWDPASTAALAIGAILLAAFLFAEYRSGRDALLDLSLFSNPGFTAGNLAALLNYAGFYFLPFFLSYYMQRVLGYPPSYASEVLLAIFLSMVVLAPLSGRLSDRIGSRGLATGGMALIAAGIASLMTLGTSATAQEVALRALAVGVGMGLFSSPNTAAVMRSSPRERLGTANATLSTVRVIGQALSLAIAGSLAAVLIPRATLVYIFAGLGSPASVSPVQFVEGLRMVYGVMAALVAAGAVASAVRGREVVEDGDGVEDQRDAR from the coding sequence GTGTCGCGCCCGTGGCGCTATCCCAGGAGCTACCTGAGGCTCATCACGTTCATCGTCGCGCTCGCGGCCCTCCTCACGCCCCTCGACTCGACGATAACCAGCGTGTCGCTGCCCTACATAGCTGAGGGCGTCCGGGCCGGCTACGTGGAGGCCCTCTGGATCCCCCTGGGATACCTGTCGGCTCTCGCTGCCCTCCTCCTCCCGTTCGGCAGGCTCGGGGACATCAGGGGCAGGAGGAGCCTGATGATCATCGGGTTCGCGGTCTTCTCCATCGGGACCGCTATGAGCGGGCTCTCGCGCGCTGGGCTGGAGCTCGACGCCTGGAGGGTGCTGCAGGGAGTGGGCGGCGCCATGATAATGTCGAACGCCGGGGCGCTGATCTCCGAGGTTTATCCGCCGTGGGAGAGGGGGAGGGCCTTCGGCTACTACACGATGGCCGTCTACGTGGGGACGGTCGCGGGCCCCCTGATAGGCGGGATGATAGTCAGCTACCCTGTGCTCCTGGGGCTCGCCTCCTGGCGCTGGGTCTTCTTCGTCACCCTCCCGCCCGCGGCCGCAGGGCTCCTGGCCTCATGGATCATGCTCCGCGAGCCCCACGACCTCAAGCCCGACCCGACGAGGCACCTCGACGTGTGGGGGATGGCCCTCTCCATACCCGGGCTCTTCGCGATCATGGCCGGCGTGACCGAGGGATCCTTCGTGGGCTGGGACCCCGCGTCGACGGCAGCGCTGGCAATCGGCGCAATCCTCCTGGCGGCTTTCCTGTTCGCGGAGTACCGCTCCGGCCGGGACGCCCTCCTGGACCTCTCGCTCTTCTCGAATCCCGGCTTCACCGCCGGGAACCTGGCGGCGCTCCTGAACTACGCGGGCTTCTACTTCCTCCCGTTCTTCCTCTCCTACTACATGCAGAGGGTGCTCGGCTATCCTCCCTCCTACGCGTCCGAGGTCCTCCTGGCGATCTTCCTCTCAATGGTCGTGCTCGCCCCCCTGAGCGGTCGCCTCTCGGACAGGATAGGATCGAGGGGGCTTGCGACCGGCGGGATGGCGCTCATAGCGGCGGGCATCGCGTCCCTGATGACGCTCGGGACGTCAGCCACCGCACAGGAGGTGGCGCTGAGGGCCCTCGCCGTGGGCGTCGGCATGGGGCTCTTCTCGTCCCCCAACACCGCGGCCGTCATGCGCTCCTCCCCGAGGGAGAGGCTCGGGACCGCGAACGCGACCCTGAGCACGGTGAGGGTCATAGGGCAGGCACTGAGCCTGGCGATAGCCGGCTCGCTCGCGGCGGTCCTGATCCCCAGGGCTACGCTCGTCTACATATTCGCCGGCCTCGGCTCGCCCGCGTCAGTGTCGCCCGTCCAGTTCGTGGAGGGCCTCAGGATGGTCTACGGGGTCATGGCGGCGCTGGTGGCCGCGGGAGCGGTCGCATCCGCGGTCAGGGGGAGGGAGGTGGTCGAGGACGGGGACGGGGTCGAGGACCAGCGGGACGCGCGCTGA
- a CDS encoding DNA double-strand break repair nuclease NurA → MIGELMADALRRTGELRGHLGGRERLERAAALWIEHRPAPREVRQAGIDSGWNMVQLQGFYLYAVDAVSVAPDSSYVAAPRHELGASTMEVEIRGRMVQDPHLFLETRGMQFEGELAIESSRRVDMVLLDGSLMARAYDQRSKSIGALHDVLPELRSMENAVFVAKRSQGNELVGGPLGDIYYFSRATVSAGFSAPCVSEGITHFYARLEDGAECLRVEVPGRLDDAPPCREASAEGEWTEVRRVLDGLAHGIVGGYPYVLILAHERAHVGDRDIRAIANVMGVSFLESGREVLGERR, encoded by the coding sequence GTGATAGGGGAGCTCATGGCCGACGCGCTCCGCAGGACCGGGGAGCTGAGGGGACACCTGGGGGGCCGCGAGCGCCTCGAGAGGGCGGCGGCGCTCTGGATAGAACATCGCCCCGCGCCCAGGGAGGTGCGCCAGGCCGGGATAGACTCCGGGTGGAACATGGTCCAGCTCCAGGGATTCTACCTGTACGCGGTGGACGCGGTGTCGGTGGCGCCCGACTCCAGCTACGTCGCGGCCCCGAGGCACGAGCTGGGAGCCTCCACGATGGAGGTCGAGATCCGCGGCAGGATGGTCCAGGATCCCCACCTCTTCCTCGAGACCAGGGGCATGCAGTTCGAGGGCGAGCTGGCGATAGAGAGCTCCCGGAGGGTGGACATGGTGCTGCTGGACGGATCCCTGATGGCCAGGGCGTACGACCAGCGCTCCAAGTCCATAGGGGCCCTGCACGACGTCCTGCCCGAGCTCAGGTCCATGGAGAACGCCGTCTTCGTGGCTAAGAGGTCCCAGGGCAACGAGCTGGTGGGCGGACCCCTGGGGGACATCTACTACTTCTCGCGCGCCACGGTCTCGGCCGGGTTCTCCGCCCCCTGCGTGTCCGAGGGGATAACCCACTTCTACGCCAGGCTCGAGGACGGCGCCGAGTGCCTGAGGGTGGAGGTCCCCGGGAGGCTGGACGATGCCCCCCCGTGCCGCGAGGCGTCGGCGGAGGGCGAGTGGACGGAGGTGAGGCGCGTGCTGGACGGGCTGGCGCACGGCATCGTGGGCGGTTACCCGTACGTCCTGATACTCGCGCACGAGCGCGCGCACGTGGGCGACAGGGATATACGCGCGATAGCGAACGTCATGGGCGTGAGCTTCCTGGAGAGCGGGAGGGAGGTCCTCGGTGAGCGCAGGTGA
- a CDS encoding ATP-binding protein, translating into MSAGDVVGIVANGALPYEFDAITREAVPVGDYVVVRTADGSEVLGMVEGTTINSEIMEVARNFSDASEAGELALRNPRDKSYSSHVRVLGLLDGLRSGEVRMPSLPPVPGSTMRRATPEELSAAFGGPDRRWFPIGSLLRSPSVRVHVDVNRVASRHLAILASTGAGKSNMLALIAKAIAGLRGTMVIFDYHGEYAGLDLGGRGRPVMPVVNPRHLDPDELADLLEIREGAGKQRHVLEEALSGARDARDFWGSLREGVEGQEDDREYREPARRVADIIESALRRFGSVLDPDSPPPLRLLAEGYVNVVNLSELSPRQADVVISRYMEEVLADRKRSRSGEPGVLRKPVVLALEEAHVFIPGGREDRTKTRETAARIAREGRKFGVSLVIVSQRPQRLDQDVLSQMGSLAVGRLLNQRDRSFVQDSSEFLTEEMTGYLPDLNPGEAILVGQWVKLPAMVKVDRVEEKLVGMDVDAVGEWSSWGGPSEDTDEFIRR; encoded by the coding sequence GTGAGCGCAGGTGACGTAGTGGGGATAGTGGCGAACGGGGCCCTCCCGTACGAGTTCGACGCGATAACGAGGGAGGCGGTGCCGGTGGGCGACTACGTCGTCGTCAGGACCGCCGACGGGAGCGAGGTCCTGGGGATGGTGGAGGGCACCACGATAAACAGCGAGATAATGGAGGTGGCGCGCAACTTCAGCGACGCCTCGGAGGCCGGGGAGCTGGCCCTGAGGAACCCGCGCGACAAGTCCTACTCATCCCACGTGAGGGTCCTCGGCCTCCTGGACGGGCTCAGGTCCGGCGAGGTCAGGATGCCGTCCCTGCCCCCGGTGCCCGGGTCCACGATGAGGAGGGCGACCCCGGAGGAGCTCTCAGCCGCGTTCGGCGGGCCCGACAGGAGGTGGTTCCCCATAGGATCCCTCCTGAGGTCCCCATCGGTCCGCGTCCACGTGGACGTGAACAGGGTGGCGTCCCGCCACCTGGCCATACTGGCCTCGACCGGCGCCGGTAAGTCCAACATGCTGGCGCTGATCGCGAAGGCGATAGCGGGGCTCAGGGGCACGATGGTGATCTTCGACTACCACGGGGAGTACGCGGGGCTGGACCTCGGGGGCAGGGGGAGGCCCGTGATGCCGGTCGTTAACCCCAGGCACCTGGACCCGGACGAGCTGGCGGACCTCCTGGAGATAAGGGAGGGCGCGGGGAAGCAGAGGCACGTGCTGGAGGAGGCGCTGAGCGGCGCGAGGGACGCGAGGGACTTCTGGGGGAGCCTGCGCGAGGGAGTGGAGGGACAGGAGGACGACAGGGAGTACAGGGAGCCCGCGCGCAGGGTCGCAGACATAATAGAATCGGCGCTCAGGAGGTTCGGGTCCGTGCTGGATCCCGACAGCCCGCCGCCCCTCAGGCTCCTCGCCGAGGGATACGTGAACGTGGTCAACCTGTCGGAGCTGTCGCCCAGGCAGGCGGACGTCGTCATATCGCGCTACATGGAGGAGGTGCTGGCGGACAGGAAGAGGTCCAGGTCGGGGGAGCCGGGGGTCCTCAGGAAGCCGGTGGTGCTGGCGCTCGAGGAGGCGCACGTGTTCATACCCGGGGGAAGGGAGGACAGGACGAAGACGAGGGAGACCGCCGCGAGGATAGCGAGGGAGGGGCGCAAGTTCGGCGTCTCGCTCGTGATAGTATCGCAGAGGCCGCAGAGGCTCGACCAGGACGTGCTGAGCCAGATGGGATCGCTGGCCGTGGGGAGGCTGCTGAACCAGAGGGACAGGTCGTTCGTCCAGGACTCCAGCGAGTTCCTGACGGAGGAGATGACCGGGTACCTGCCTGACCTGAACCCGGGGGAGGCGATACTCGTCGGGCAGTGGGTGAAGCTCCCCGCGATGGTCAAGGTCGACAGGGTGGAGGAGAAGCTGGTGGGGATGGACGTGGACGCCGTGGGCGAGTGGTCCTCCTGGGGCGGGCCCTCCGAGGACACGGACGAGTTCATAAGGCGCTAG
- a CDS encoding sulfide-dependent adenosine diphosphate thiazole synthase — translation MSSRIPVSIDETRITRAILAAALRDWEEISSVDVAIVGAGPSGMAAAYYLSRGGLRTVVFERRLGFGGGIGGGAMFLHKIVVEPPADEVLRDVGARYAEVEGAPGLLVLDAAELMAKLASSALDAGTKIVHGVSVEDVIFRRDPLRVAGVVVNWTASELSGLHVDPLFVSSRAVVDATGHDASVVEVASRKVPELGIELRGERSAYSELSESLVVEGAGEVAPGLYACGMAVARVRGLPRMGPIFGAMLLSGRKVALEIAGRLGAGRTTP, via the coding sequence ATGTCTTCCCGCATTCCCGTGTCGATCGACGAGACCAGGATAACCCGCGCGATACTCGCGGCGGCGCTCCGGGACTGGGAGGAGATCTCGAGCGTCGACGTCGCTATCGTGGGCGCCGGGCCATCCGGTATGGCCGCGGCCTACTACCTTTCCAGGGGCGGCCTCAGGACCGTCGTCTTCGAGAGGAGGCTCGGCTTCGGAGGGGGTATAGGCGGTGGAGCCATGTTCCTCCACAAGATAGTCGTGGAGCCACCGGCGGATGAGGTCCTCAGGGACGTCGGCGCCAGGTACGCGGAGGTCGAGGGAGCCCCAGGGCTCCTGGTGCTGGACGCGGCTGAGCTGATGGCGAAGCTGGCCTCCAGCGCGCTGGACGCGGGAACGAAGATCGTGCACGGGGTGAGCGTCGAGGACGTGATCTTCAGGAGGGATCCGCTGCGCGTGGCAGGCGTCGTCGTCAACTGGACCGCGTCCGAGCTCTCGGGCCTCCACGTGGATCCCCTCTTCGTCTCCTCGCGCGCAGTGGTGGACGCCACTGGCCACGACGCATCGGTTGTGGAGGTGGCCTCGAGGAAGGTGCCCGAGCTGGGAATAGAGCTCAGGGGCGAGAGGTCCGCGTACAGCGAGCTCTCGGAGTCCCTCGTGGTCGAGGGCGCCGGGGAGGTCGCGCCGGGGCTCTACGCGTGCGGAATGGCGGTGGCGAGGGTCAGGGGGCTCCCCAGGATGGGGCCCATATTCGGCGCGATGCTCCTCTCGGGCAGGAAGGTCGCGCTCGAGATCGCTGGGCGCCTCGGCGCGGGGAGGACCACTCCCTGA
- the thiE gene encoding thiamine phosphate synthase: MARRIPPPGIYGITSAEFGMGHLEAAEVFLEAGIRIVQYREKSAPARVMVGEARAIRELCSSYGAVFIVDDRADVAYASDADGVHVGQDDLPVEHVRRMLGDAIVGASAANPEEAKRAEEEGADYIGAGSVFPTGTKGDARVIGLEGLRSVLDSVRIPVYAIGGIRLEHVGILRSMGVHGVAVISAILGSRDPREAAEAFVREWSSPRRGAQRSRARPSCPRGASRRIWAPSWGAP; this comes from the coding sequence ATGGCCAGGAGGATCCCCCCGCCCGGGATATACGGGATAACAAGCGCCGAGTTCGGGATGGGACATCTGGAGGCAGCCGAGGTCTTCCTGGAGGCCGGGATCAGGATCGTGCAGTACAGGGAGAAGTCCGCCCCCGCGCGCGTGATGGTCGGGGAGGCCCGCGCCATACGCGAGCTCTGCTCCTCCTACGGGGCCGTGTTCATAGTCGACGATCGCGCGGACGTGGCCTACGCGTCGGACGCGGACGGGGTCCACGTGGGACAGGACGACCTGCCGGTGGAGCACGTGAGGCGCATGCTGGGGGACGCCATCGTGGGCGCGTCGGCCGCGAACCCGGAGGAGGCGAAGCGCGCGGAGGAGGAGGGCGCCGACTACATAGGCGCCGGGAGCGTGTTCCCGACCGGCACGAAGGGGGACGCGAGGGTGATAGGGCTGGAGGGGCTCAGGTCCGTGCTGGACTCCGTGAGGATACCCGTGTACGCGATAGGGGGAATAAGGCTGGAGCACGTCGGCATCCTCAGGTCCATGGGGGTCCACGGAGTCGCCGTCATATCCGCCATCCTGGGTTCCCGGGATCCCAGGGAAGCGGCCGAGGCATTCGTCAGGGAGTGGTCCTCCCCGCGCCGAGGCGCCCAGCGATCTCGAGCGCGACCTTCCTGCCCGAGAGGAGCATCGCGCCGAATATGGGCCCCATCCTGGGGAGCCCCCTGA
- a CDS encoding Glu/Leu/Phe/Val family dehydrogenase: MVQEVRTEKGEEDPYSNALAQLASVAQVIEIDPVYYEMLKTPRREIAVYLHMKMTDGSVKSFVGYRIQHNNARGPYKGGLRYHPMVSLSETRALAMLMTWKTALIDVPFGGAKGGITVDPAQLDEDELEELTRKYVDSIYYNIGPEVDVPAPDVGTNPQVMAWIMNEYSKMKGYNVPAVVTGKPVELGGSLGRKEATGRGVAIVAREALRAIRGRDIKGAKVAVQGFGNVGSNTVRFLMEMGAKVVAISDIGGGRYFPDGVPVSFEKLYSDFLASGTVGKLPYGTPIGNEELLESEVDVLVPAALENQITEANAHKIRAGIVVEGANGPTTPFADRVLERNGIVVIPDILANSGGVLVSYFEWVQNLEREQWELEEVNSKLEARMVKAFKDVHKMAQEKGVSHRLAALTLSVDRVVKAMKLSGWH, encoded by the coding sequence ATGGTGCAGGAGGTAAGGACCGAGAAGGGGGAGGAGGATCCCTACAGCAACGCGCTGGCGCAGCTGGCATCGGTGGCGCAGGTCATCGAGATAGATCCGGTGTACTACGAGATGCTGAAGACCCCCAGGAGGGAGATAGCCGTCTACCTCCACATGAAGATGACCGACGGTAGCGTGAAGAGCTTCGTGGGCTACAGGATACAGCACAACAACGCGAGGGGACCCTACAAGGGGGGCCTCAGGTACCACCCGATGGTGTCCCTGAGCGAGACCCGCGCCCTCGCCATGCTCATGACGTGGAAGACCGCGCTCATAGACGTGCCCTTCGGGGGCGCGAAGGGTGGTATAACCGTGGATCCTGCGCAGCTGGACGAGGACGAGCTGGAGGAGCTGACCAGGAAGTACGTGGACTCCATCTACTACAACATAGGGCCCGAGGTGGACGTGCCCGCGCCGGACGTCGGAACCAACCCGCAGGTTATGGCCTGGATAATGAACGAGTACTCCAAGATGAAGGGCTACAACGTCCCGGCGGTAGTGACGGGGAAGCCGGTGGAGCTGGGCGGGTCCCTGGGCAGGAAGGAGGCCACCGGGAGGGGGGTGGCGATAGTGGCGAGGGAGGCCCTCAGGGCCATAAGGGGGAGGGACATCAAGGGCGCGAAGGTCGCGGTGCAGGGATTCGGCAACGTCGGATCGAACACCGTCAGGTTCCTGATGGAGATGGGCGCGAAGGTGGTGGCGATAAGCGACATAGGGGGAGGGAGGTACTTCCCCGACGGAGTGCCGGTCTCCTTCGAGAAGCTGTACTCCGACTTCCTCGCGTCGGGGACCGTGGGAAAGCTCCCGTACGGGACCCCGATAGGGAACGAGGAGCTCCTGGAGTCCGAGGTGGACGTGCTCGTGCCGGCCGCCCTCGAGAACCAGATAACGGAGGCGAACGCGCACAAGATAAGGGCCGGGATAGTGGTGGAGGGCGCCAACGGCCCCACCACGCCGTTCGCGGACAGGGTCCTCGAGAGGAACGGGATCGTGGTCATCCCGGATATCCTGGCCAACTCGGGCGGAGTCCTGGTCTCGTACTTCGAGTGGGTCCAGAACCTGGAGAGGGAGCAGTGGGAGCTCGAGGAGGTGAACTCGAAGCTGGAGGCGAGGATGGTCAAGGCGTTCAAAGACGTGCATAAGATGGCGCAGGAGAAGGGCGTGAGCCACAGGCTGGCCGCGCTCACGCTATCCGTGGACCGCGTCGTGAAGGCGATGAAGCTCTCGGGGTGGCACTGA
- a CDS encoding peroxiredoxin, whose product MGCPSEGEKAPEVEGIRVGGSPTVIYFFPKAFTQGCTRELDRFVELLGEFERLGARIFGVSADGPGTMEKFASKHGARPPLTLVPDPEKRIISAYCAGSERGSGARRVTFVVGPDGRIAAVLEKLRRAEDHADAALEAVRKLVGR is encoded by the coding sequence TTGGGGTGCCCGAGCGAGGGTGAGAAGGCGCCCGAGGTCGAGGGGATCCGGGTCGGCGGATCCCCCACCGTCATCTACTTCTTCCCGAAGGCCTTCACGCAGGGGTGCACGAGGGAGCTGGACAGGTTCGTGGAGCTCCTGGGGGAGTTCGAGCGGCTCGGCGCCAGGATATTCGGGGTGAGCGCCGACGGGCCCGGGACGATGGAGAAGTTCGCCTCCAAGCACGGCGCCAGGCCCCCGCTGACCCTCGTCCCGGATCCCGAGAAGAGGATCATATCGGCGTACTGCGCGGGAAGCGAGCGCGGGTCCGGCGCCAGGAGGGTCACGTTCGTCGTGGGCCCGGACGGCAGGATAGCGGCGGTGCTGGAGAAGCTGAGGAGGGCCGAGGACCACGCGGACGCGGCGCTGGAGGCCGTGAGGAAGCTGGTCGGCCGCTAG
- a CDS encoding translation elongation factor, translating to MLAGGILSVLAVDRAAADELAGRLGKRKEEGKYYRKSGEYLLTVLVPGESLLDAAEALTASDAFYLVSRDVSREEAELALLAEASGRRGTVVASDPDRFSSTLRGFGVAGMVGEFAPLEPRTPDLGFALVDSGFIVKGVGPVALGITFMGLAVHDEVVLLPSGKPASIRSIQVLDEDQESVGPGVRYGVSLRGVEERDLKECYAIMRPGARTAESLRVARKFQWAPDSRSLHAALRGIRLFGSLSGEELRLERPMPVPVPAPQSERVVLLDVNVPKGKLRVYGYSHPPSAQG from the coding sequence ATGCTGGCCGGGGGGATCCTGTCCGTCCTGGCCGTCGACCGCGCCGCGGCCGATGAGCTAGCGGGCAGGCTGGGGAAGAGGAAGGAGGAGGGGAAGTACTATCGGAAGTCCGGGGAGTACCTGCTCACTGTGCTCGTGCCGGGCGAGTCCCTGCTCGATGCCGCCGAGGCCCTCACCGCGTCGGACGCGTTCTATCTGGTGTCGAGGGACGTCTCAAGGGAGGAGGCGGAGCTCGCGCTTCTGGCCGAGGCGTCCGGCAGGCGGGGCACTGTCGTGGCGTCGGATCCCGATCGGTTCTCCTCCACCCTCAGGGGATTCGGGGTGGCCGGGATGGTCGGGGAATTCGCGCCGCTCGAGCCGCGTACCCCCGACCTGGGATTCGCGCTCGTCGACTCCGGCTTCATAGTCAAGGGAGTGGGGCCGGTCGCGCTCGGGATAACTTTCATGGGGCTGGCCGTCCACGACGAGGTAGTCCTCCTTCCCTCCGGCAAGCCCGCGTCGATAAGGTCCATACAGGTGCTCGACGAGGACCAGGAATCAGTGGGACCTGGGGTGAGGTACGGCGTGTCGCTCAGGGGCGTGGAGGAGAGGGATCTCAAGGAGTGCTACGCGATCATGCGGCCGGGCGCCCGGACCGCGGAATCACTGCGCGTCGCGCGCAAGTTCCAGTGGGCCCCCGATTCCAGGTCGCTCCACGCGGCCCTCAGGGGGATCAGGCTCTTCGGGTCCCTCTCGGGCGAGGAGCTCAGGCTGGAGAGGCCCATGCCGGTGCCAGTGCCGGCCCCCCAGTCCGAGAGGGTGGTGCTGCTCGACGTGAACGTGCCGAAGGGAAAGCTCAGGGTCTACGGGTACTCGCATCCGCCGTCCGCGCAAGGCTAG